Proteins co-encoded in one Bremerella sp. TYQ1 genomic window:
- a CDS encoding family 43 glycosylhydrolase, with product MVLSFGFISHVSAGDPPIGSVKVEYSDATGIGAEKGVMRRDPSDVIKIDDLYYVWYSKGNISPGYDATVWYATSTDGHQWTEKGMALDKGQPGSWEGASVFTPNIMIAEGRYWLFYTGTSKEFGKGFNPDSKIGIAVADSPDGPWKRLSSNPAITNSKDPADFDSHLIDDACLIVRDGKYWLYYKGRQLGKEPGQTKMGVAIAEKPEGPYVKYQDNPVIQGNHEVAVWPQGTGVAALIGSTGPKEIIKSIHYSEDGLNFQKTHDVHVVPRAGGTYRPEAFTDSNTGEQPQWGVHIGIRAGFLPFIERFDLITSATGLVDQ from the coding sequence ATGGTGTTGAGTTTCGGCTTTATTTCCCATGTTTCAGCAGGCGATCCGCCGATTGGTTCTGTCAAAGTCGAGTATTCCGACGCGACTGGAATTGGCGCCGAGAAAGGTGTCATGCGTCGCGACCCGAGCGATGTCATCAAAATCGACGACCTCTACTATGTTTGGTATTCGAAAGGAAATATCTCTCCTGGCTATGACGCAACCGTCTGGTATGCGACGTCTACCGACGGCCACCAGTGGACTGAAAAAGGAATGGCTCTCGACAAAGGCCAGCCTGGAAGCTGGGAAGGTGCGAGTGTCTTCACGCCGAACATAATGATTGCTGAGGGACGCTACTGGTTGTTCTACACCGGGACCTCTAAAGAGTTCGGTAAAGGTTTTAATCCTGACTCTAAGATTGGCATTGCCGTCGCCGATTCACCTGATGGCCCCTGGAAACGCCTCTCATCCAATCCGGCGATCACCAACAGTAAGGATCCAGCTGATTTCGATAGCCACTTGATAGATGACGCGTGTTTGATTGTTCGCGACGGCAAGTATTGGCTGTATTACAAAGGCCGCCAACTGGGCAAAGAGCCAGGACAAACCAAGATGGGTGTTGCGATTGCTGAGAAGCCTGAGGGGCCCTACGTAAAATATCAGGACAACCCCGTCATACAAGGAAACCATGAAGTCGCCGTATGGCCGCAGGGCACCGGAGTTGCAGCCTTGATCGGTAGCACAGGCCCCAAAGAAATCATCAAATCGATCCACTACTCGGAAGATGGCCTGAATTTCCAGAAGACTCACGACGTACATGTGGTGCCCAGGGCCGGCGGCACCTATCGCCCGGAAGCATTTACCGACAGCAATACCGGCGAGCAGCCGCAATGGGGAGTCCATATCGGGATTCGCGCAGGATTCCTTCCTTTTATCGAGCGTTTCGACCTCATCACATCTGCTACTGGCCTTGTAGACCAATAA
- a CDS encoding DUF6786 family protein has translation MSISTVLGQELPRIQQTFHDDVAFLKQHTRIVLLEKGDSAVAIAPAYQGRVMTSTVGKHDGPSFGWINRRVIEAGLLSDDQRKGTLEEHIYIFGGEERFWLGPEGGQFALFFQPGTKFEFSAWKTPAAIDTEPFKLVKQTETSAEFTHDCTLTNYSGTKLKMGIQRSIRLLDESTIAKALRTKEMPNDVHIVAYESDNRLTNLGEKAWSPESGLPSIWLLGMYNPSPKTTVVIPFKRGDVESLGPKVNDTYFGKVPKDCLKVEENVLFFKGDGTHRGKIGLTPQRSQGVAGSYDAAAGVLTIVSYNVQDAPHGYVNSMWERQEKPYDGDVINAYNDGAPSPGEPPLGPFYELETSSPAAALKPGETMRHVQQTLHIQGDEEELTPIVQRVFGVSLKKIESTFRMPNN, from the coding sequence ATGAGTATCTCTACGGTCCTAGGGCAGGAGTTGCCGCGAATACAACAGACCTTTCATGATGATGTAGCATTTCTCAAACAGCATACGCGCATCGTCTTACTCGAAAAAGGAGATAGCGCAGTGGCGATTGCTCCTGCGTATCAGGGCCGAGTCATGACCAGTACGGTCGGTAAGCACGATGGCCCTAGCTTCGGCTGGATCAACCGTCGTGTCATTGAAGCAGGCCTCCTATCCGACGATCAACGCAAAGGAACGCTGGAAGAGCACATCTACATATTCGGTGGCGAGGAGCGATTCTGGCTGGGGCCCGAAGGGGGTCAATTCGCGTTATTCTTTCAGCCTGGCACGAAGTTCGAGTTCTCCGCCTGGAAGACCCCCGCGGCCATCGACACCGAGCCCTTTAAGTTGGTCAAACAGACCGAAACTTCAGCCGAGTTTACCCATGACTGTACGCTGACAAACTACAGTGGAACCAAACTCAAAATGGGGATCCAGCGTTCGATTCGCTTGCTGGACGAATCGACTATCGCCAAAGCTCTACGCACAAAGGAAATGCCTAATGACGTACACATAGTTGCCTACGAGAGTGACAATCGACTGACAAATCTTGGCGAAAAGGCCTGGTCTCCTGAATCCGGTCTACCGTCGATCTGGCTTTTGGGGATGTATAATCCATCGCCCAAAACAACGGTTGTTATTCCATTCAAGCGTGGCGACGTGGAATCCCTTGGCCCGAAAGTAAACGACACCTACTTCGGTAAGGTTCCGAAGGACTGCCTTAAGGTTGAAGAGAATGTCTTGTTCTTCAAAGGGGATGGTACCCACCGAGGAAAGATCGGACTGACTCCGCAGCGATCGCAGGGGGTCGCTGGTAGCTACGACGCCGCCGCGGGAGTACTGACAATCGTTTCCTATAACGTGCAGGACGCCCCGCACGGATACGTAAATTCTATGTGGGAACGACAAGAGAAACCCTACGATGGCGATGTAATCAACGCCTATAACGATGGGGCACCTAGCCCAGGTGAGCCCCCACTGGGACCATTCTACGAGCTGGAAACCTCTTCCCCTGCCGCTGCGCTAAAGCCAGGGGAAACCATGCGTCACGTTCAACAGACGTTACACATTCAAGGGGACGAGGAAGAACTAACCCCGATTGTTCAAAGAGTATTCGGTGTATCGCTGAAGAAGATCGAATCGACGTTTCGTATGCCAAACAATTAG
- a CDS encoding class II aldolase/adducin family protein: MSTRSDYLHPRDEIMQTMDRIYRYRMTTTSGGNLSIRDESGDIWITPARVDKGNLTRNDIIRVRSDGTVEGPHPPSSEFPFHKAIYDARPDIRAIVHAHPVALVAFSICQSVPNTRLFHQTHSVSGKVGFAPYACPGSQQLGSNIASAFAKGCDSVILENHGVVVGAESLARAFERFEAFEFAGKTLIKASKLGSVQYLNDSQLELAASRSVDLPSIESAIANQKERELRKQLCDFIRRGCRQRLLISTEGSFSARVNEDSFLITPTQQDRESLTIEDFVLVRNGNREAGKKASRAVLAHRAIYQQHPSVDAIVFAHPVNATAFSVTDSVFDTRTIPESYVFLRDVGRVPYGVQYQNDGKIASYISTASPAAILENDGVLVTGSSVLDAFDRLEVLEATSEAVINATSIGNVSAMSQSVIDELRSTFKLS, translated from the coding sequence ATGAGCACCCGATCTGATTACCTTCACCCACGTGATGAAATCATGCAAACGATGGATCGCATCTATCGTTATCGCATGACCACGACATCTGGTGGTAACCTTTCGATTCGCGACGAATCAGGCGACATCTGGATTACGCCTGCCCGTGTCGATAAAGGCAATCTCACGCGGAACGATATTATCCGCGTGAGATCCGACGGAACCGTGGAGGGCCCCCACCCTCCTTCGTCGGAATTTCCGTTTCATAAAGCGATATACGATGCCCGGCCAGATATCCGGGCAATCGTCCACGCCCACCCGGTTGCTCTGGTCGCGTTTAGTATTTGCCAATCGGTTCCTAATACACGACTGTTCCATCAAACGCATTCAGTCAGCGGCAAGGTCGGCTTCGCCCCCTACGCGTGTCCAGGCAGCCAACAACTGGGAAGTAATATCGCAAGCGCATTCGCGAAGGGATGCGATAGCGTGATCTTGGAAAACCACGGAGTAGTAGTCGGGGCCGAGTCACTTGCGCGGGCGTTTGAACGTTTTGAAGCGTTTGAGTTTGCTGGAAAGACCTTGATCAAAGCGAGCAAGCTGGGGAGCGTCCAATACCTGAACGATTCTCAGCTGGAACTCGCAGCAAGCCGCAGTGTGGATCTTCCGTCGATTGAGTCCGCAATAGCGAACCAGAAAGAGCGGGAGCTCCGCAAACAGCTTTGCGATTTTATTCGTCGCGGCTGCCGGCAACGACTCTTGATCAGCACTGAGGGCAGTTTCTCGGCACGTGTGAATGAGGATTCTTTCCTGATCACTCCCACTCAGCAGGATCGGGAGTCGTTAACCATCGAAGACTTTGTGCTCGTGAGAAACGGAAACCGAGAAGCCGGCAAAAAGGCCAGCCGCGCTGTATTGGCTCATCGAGCCATTTATCAGCAGCATCCAAGTGTCGATGCTATTGTGTTTGCCCATCCCGTCAATGCGACGGCATTCAGTGTTACTGACTCGGTATTTGATACGCGAACCATTCCCGAAAGCTACGTCTTTCTTCGTGATGTGGGCCGCGTACCTTACGGCGTTCAGTATCAGAACGATGGCAAGATCGCCAGCTACATATCGACCGCTTCTCCGGCGGCCATCTTAGAGAACGACGGCGTACTGGTAACTGGCTCGAGCGTACTGGATGCGTTTGACCGCTTGGAAGTTCTGGAAGCCACCTCGGAAGCCGTAATCAACGCGACCTCCATTGGCAACGTTTCTGCCATGTCGCAGTCAGTGATCGATGAACTTCGCAGCACCTTCAAATTGAGTTGA
- a CDS encoding aldehyde dehydrogenase, whose translation MSTLPKLTLLPEVEKFLSRERLTSFVGGQPFASSSNDSITTYDPGSGEKLADVEELTPHEVDQAVQIADEAFKNTTWAKMPSNERAALMHRLADAIEQHKAIIGQIESLDAGKVETQAQGDVQNCADTLRYFADLAQHMNHRTTLAVKGHEAWTFRKPWGTCAFIFPWNFPFLLIGWGISPALAAGNTVVIKPAEDTPLSAIYLAELAKEVGIPDGVINVITGRGATVGSALSSNKVIKRMSFTGSPEVGRLVGEACGRNLVPVKLELGGKGAAVIFNDVDVEDTAEKLAAAITFHTGQVCCDATRWLVHQDIYDDFVNRCVNLLSAVKIGHQLDASTQMGPVVNAKQRERVLGYLDKGVAEGAECLLGGGPANVEGFPGNFVKPALLAGSLDNTAAQEEIFGPVAYLAPFKTEQEAIDMANYTTYGLANSVWSADLSRAARVAEAMVAGNSWINAHNVFAQGVPYGGVNQSGLGGGVLSVETLLDYYRSTSVVRPL comes from the coding sequence ATGAGCACCCTACCGAAATTAACGTTGCTACCTGAAGTCGAAAAGTTCCTCAGTCGAGAGCGTCTCACAAGCTTTGTGGGAGGTCAACCGTTTGCAAGTAGCAGTAATGACAGCATTACGACTTACGATCCTGGTTCCGGCGAAAAGCTCGCTGATGTCGAAGAACTGACTCCGCATGAAGTTGACCAAGCCGTTCAAATTGCGGACGAGGCATTCAAAAATACAACCTGGGCGAAGATGCCGTCGAATGAGAGAGCTGCCTTGATGCATCGTCTGGCCGATGCGATCGAGCAACACAAGGCGATCATCGGACAGATTGAATCGCTCGATGCTGGCAAGGTCGAAACCCAAGCTCAAGGTGACGTCCAGAACTGTGCCGATACGCTGCGTTACTTCGCAGACCTTGCTCAGCATATGAACCACCGCACGACCTTGGCCGTCAAAGGGCATGAAGCGTGGACGTTTCGCAAGCCATGGGGAACTTGTGCATTTATTTTCCCTTGGAACTTTCCTTTCCTGTTAATTGGTTGGGGGATCTCCCCTGCCCTGGCGGCTGGCAATACCGTTGTTATCAAGCCTGCGGAAGATACGCCACTCTCGGCAATCTATCTGGCCGAACTTGCCAAGGAAGTCGGCATTCCCGATGGCGTTATTAACGTGATCACGGGGCGCGGGGCGACCGTCGGGTCCGCACTGTCTAGCAACAAAGTAATTAAACGGATGTCGTTCACAGGCTCTCCAGAGGTTGGCCGTCTCGTTGGTGAAGCGTGTGGTCGCAACCTGGTACCCGTCAAGTTGGAATTGGGTGGTAAAGGCGCGGCAGTCATCTTCAATGATGTCGATGTCGAAGATACAGCCGAAAAGCTCGCCGCCGCTATTACGTTCCACACGGGTCAGGTGTGCTGCGATGCAACGCGATGGCTCGTGCATCAAGACATTTATGACGACTTCGTAAACCGATGTGTCAACCTTCTTTCAGCAGTCAAGATTGGCCATCAGCTCGATGCAAGCACCCAAATGGGACCGGTCGTGAATGCCAAGCAGCGTGAACGTGTCCTCGGCTATCTGGACAAGGGGGTCGCCGAAGGTGCTGAGTGTCTGCTCGGTGGAGGTCCAGCAAACGTCGAAGGATTCCCTGGGAATTTCGTCAAGCCAGCCCTCTTGGCAGGCTCGCTCGACAACACGGCGGCTCAAGAGGAGATCTTTGGCCCGGTTGCCTACCTGGCTCCTTTCAAGACGGAACAGGAAGCCATCGACATGGCGAATTACACGACCTATGGTCTTGCCAATAGCGTTTGGTCAGCCGATCTCTCTCGCGCGGCTCGAGTTGCTGAAGCGATGGTGGCAGGCAATAGTTGGATCAACGCCCATAACGTATTTGCCCAAGGTGTCCCCTATGGAGGAGTCAATCAGAGTGGTCTAGGTGGCGGCGTTCTTTCGGTGGAAACACTTCTCGACTATTACCGCAGCACCTCTGTCGTGCGGCCTCTTTAG
- a CDS encoding DUF1559 domain-containing protein, producing the protein MKTRAHSYGFTLVELLVVIAIIGVLIALLLPAVQQAREAARRMQCTNNLKQIGLALHNHHDTYGAFPAGAANAEAQNNGYGPSFFIYLLPFLEQNSLYDQTDRASSGWNNATNRTLFQDLVLDFVICPSNPASELFPAGTAGNRAATSAQYVGLTGAVEDSNFTESRNRQCCNCCGGSNSNGIIASGGVLVPNEELGMAAVVDGTSNTGVVSEWANFVEDSSGTKYRVDSRHYIGMGTDRGWTVDSGTGNYRRAFSVTTIRWPINHNDYTLPGVHENHGANNGLHSAHPGGVNFLLTDGSVRFLPETINMTTLKRLVTRDDGEVVSF; encoded by the coding sequence ATGAAGACACGCGCGCATTCGTATGGATTTACGTTAGTTGAGCTTCTCGTGGTAATCGCCATTATTGGGGTCCTGATTGCCCTGCTGCTTCCTGCCGTTCAACAGGCCAGGGAAGCGGCAAGGAGAATGCAATGTACCAATAACCTGAAACAGATAGGCTTGGCGCTGCACAATCACCACGATACCTATGGGGCTTTCCCGGCTGGGGCCGCGAATGCTGAAGCACAGAATAACGGATACGGTCCGTCGTTTTTTATCTACTTGCTTCCATTTCTTGAGCAGAATTCACTCTATGACCAAACGGATCGCGCGAGCAGTGGTTGGAATAACGCGACCAACCGCACCCTATTCCAGGACTTAGTTCTCGACTTCGTGATCTGTCCTTCCAATCCTGCGTCAGAACTCTTTCCAGCAGGGACCGCCGGCAATCGAGCAGCGACTTCCGCGCAATACGTCGGGCTGACTGGGGCCGTTGAGGACTCAAACTTCACCGAAAGTCGGAATCGGCAGTGCTGCAACTGCTGTGGAGGTTCCAACAGCAATGGCATCATCGCCAGCGGAGGCGTGCTCGTGCCGAACGAAGAATTGGGTATGGCTGCCGTCGTAGATGGTACGTCCAATACTGGCGTCGTGAGCGAGTGGGCTAACTTCGTTGAAGATAGCTCTGGCACTAAGTACCGAGTCGATTCGCGTCACTACATCGGAATGGGTACCGACCGAGGGTGGACGGTTGATTCGGGTACTGGCAACTATCGGCGTGCCTTCTCGGTTACCACGATTCGTTGGCCGATCAATCATAATGACTACACACTGCCGGGAGTGCATGAGAATCACGGAGCAAACAATGGTCTCCACTCGGCACATCCAGGCGGAGTAAATTTCCTTCTGACCGATGGTTCCGTTCGCTTTCTACCAGAAACTATCAACATGACGACGCTTAAGAGACTCGTAACGCGTGACGATGGAGAAGTCGTTAGCTTCTAG
- a CDS encoding carboxypeptidase-like regulatory domain-containing protein codes for MRHLYMKSALLLLSLAVPALFGCNAGQSTPLGEVTGKVIDGDGQPLTGCQVVYAHEESGVAGSADVRADGTYTILYRGKPGLPADTTYKICVVPKDPEPLSGEEYDAYMNASPRRQREIDQQRQKGLAEIPAKYIDLRTSGLEFHVEEGKQVNDIAIMEGEGTGTE; via the coding sequence ATGCGTCATTTATATATGAAGAGTGCCTTATTATTGCTGAGTCTAGCAGTTCCTGCTTTATTCGGTTGCAACGCGGGTCAATCGACTCCACTAGGGGAAGTAACAGGAAAGGTGATTGACGGTGACGGTCAGCCATTGACGGGGTGTCAGGTCGTCTATGCCCATGAAGAATCGGGGGTTGCTGGTAGCGCCGATGTGCGAGCCGATGGCACGTATACCATCCTATATCGAGGTAAGCCGGGCCTGCCAGCAGACACTACCTATAAGATTTGTGTTGTCCCTAAAGACCCTGAGCCACTCTCAGGGGAGGAGTACGATGCCTATATGAATGCTTCCCCCCGTCGCCAGCGTGAGATCGATCAGCAACGTCAAAAGGGACTGGCTGAGATTCCCGCGAAGTACATAGACTTGCGGACGAGTGGTCTCGAGTTTCACGTCGAAGAAGGTAAGCAGGTCAACGATATTGCGATTATGGAAGGCGAGGGCACTGGTACGGAGTAG
- a CDS encoding DNA-binding transcriptional regulator, which produces MLHQEMTIDSTLPEWMAKAAPSGVIARVDTHTVDSLRALRVPIVDVMCSRNFPAIPRVETNNRIVTKMAFEHLWERGFRRFAYCGFRFARYSEMRRDFFRELVEQNDCPLDVYESPGKPNTLLTSLEESGLVDLQQMYEWLNSLKFPTGIFVCNDIRGQQVLNACRTLEIAVPDDLAVIGVDDDDAICPLTSPPLSSVNPNAELVGFRAAEVLHEMMNGYPTPTSIELVRPSKVISRQSTEVTAVEDREVARICRLIRDHACEGINVEIVAGFTELSRRQLERRFRTELGRTLRQEITNVQLNKVKQLLRETEMTLEQISHLAGYSHKEQLCAVFKREIGQTPSAFRSITPDDD; this is translated from the coding sequence ATGCTTCATCAAGAGATGACCATCGACTCCACATTGCCCGAGTGGATGGCAAAGGCTGCACCCAGTGGGGTTATCGCGAGAGTTGATACCCATACTGTTGATTCTTTGCGGGCACTAAGAGTTCCGATTGTTGACGTCATGTGCAGTCGCAATTTTCCCGCGATTCCACGTGTAGAAACCAATAATCGAATCGTTACCAAGATGGCATTTGAGCATTTATGGGAACGAGGATTTCGTCGGTTCGCTTATTGCGGCTTTCGTTTCGCTCGGTATTCCGAAATGCGAAGGGACTTTTTCCGTGAGTTAGTTGAACAGAATGATTGTCCATTGGATGTTTATGAATCTCCAGGGAAACCTAACACGCTGCTCACAAGCTTAGAAGAGTCAGGCTTGGTTGATCTACAGCAGATGTACGAGTGGCTTAACTCGCTAAAGTTTCCGACTGGAATTTTCGTATGCAACGATATTCGTGGTCAACAAGTGCTCAACGCTTGTCGCACGTTAGAGATCGCCGTTCCTGACGATCTTGCGGTGATTGGTGTCGACGATGATGACGCAATCTGTCCATTAACATCACCTCCTCTTTCGAGTGTAAATCCCAATGCCGAACTAGTAGGATTTCGAGCCGCTGAGGTGCTGCATGAGATGATGAATGGCTACCCGACACCAACATCGATCGAATTAGTACGGCCCTCGAAGGTGATTAGTCGTCAGTCGACGGAAGTAACAGCTGTTGAAGATCGTGAAGTTGCGCGGATCTGCCGCTTGATTCGCGATCATGCCTGTGAAGGAATCAATGTCGAGATTGTCGCTGGTTTTACTGAACTGTCGCGACGTCAACTCGAACGGCGGTTTAGGACAGAACTTGGACGGACACTGCGTCAAGAAATTACCAATGTTCAATTGAATAAGGTGAAGCAGCTATTGCGCGAGACGGAGATGACGCTCGAGCAGATTTCACACT